From the Acaryochloris thomasi RCC1774 genome, one window contains:
- a CDS encoding NB-ARC domain-containing protein: MAPVDIKDALQLTNTYLFDSGDTPLNEDEKAVLRGTWQKETFKQIAEKLDDVDADHLRTCVGRRLWLRLAVALNVKEVTKHTYRKLIEEKIIQDSASKSDENSTEYRFDKSDGFSVLIGQPPSVNSFVGRGPEIAMLSAAIKENQCISLIGAPGIGKSALASKVSQMCPKLPEQFKFEACIWKSLNYGPSLTELLAELVSLFGITVSDKDIPQLTNDLLQCLRKHRLLIVFDSVEALMKEASRSNPWGHHTEYRSFVHRIIEEQHRSCFIFCSQEPIREVKSLQNNGFAARSFKIEGLGKDAIELLKHTGLKNESVWKQLIADYQGNPYALLEVAEKINDFFGGDASEFLELNTIRVDDPFTETLLDQICRSSYLEQDVLANLAKMSPKSIDFKELCGIFSNHSRSDLMTAVTRLESRSLINKSSDQPFQLSISKIVKKLVMLNAKSTVSQSDSIPLTA; encoded by the coding sequence ATGGCTCCTGTTGATATTAAAGATGCTCTACAGCTAACCAACACGTATCTATTCGACAGTGGCGATACACCTCTGAACGAGGATGAGAAAGCTGTCCTCAGGGGTACATGGCAAAAGGAAACCTTTAAGCAAATTGCAGAGAAGCTCGACGATGTAGACGCTGATCACTTACGCACTTGCGTTGGTCGTAGGCTATGGCTAAGGCTGGCAGTTGCGTTGAATGTTAAGGAGGTTACCAAGCATACATACAGAAAGCTGATTGAAGAAAAGATTATTCAGGACTCGGCATCGAAGTCGGATGAAAACAGCACTGAATACAGATTTGATAAATCAGATGGATTCTCCGTTCTCATAGGGCAACCACCAAGCGTCAATTCCTTCGTGGGTCGTGGTCCAGAAATAGCGATGCTTTCAGCCGCGATCAAGGAAAATCAATGTATCAGCTTGATCGGCGCACCTGGGATAGGAAAAAGTGCCCTGGCATCCAAAGTTAGCCAAATGTGCCCTAAATTACCTGAGCAATTTAAGTTTGAAGCCTGCATCTGGAAGTCGCTTAACTACGGACCATCACTGACAGAACTTCTAGCCGAATTAGTCTCCCTATTTGGCATAACAGTATCTGACAAGGATATTCCGCAACTTACGAATGATTTATTGCAATGCTTGCGCAAGCATAGATTGCTGATTGTCTTTGACTCGGTAGAGGCATTAATGAAAGAGGCAAGCCGAAGCAATCCCTGGGGACATCACACCGAATATCGTTCCTTCGTCCACAGAATCATTGAGGAACAACACAGAAGCTGCTTCATATTTTGCAGTCAGGAGCCGATTCGTGAAGTGAAATCCCTACAGAACAATGGGTTCGCAGCACGGTCATTCAAGATAGAGGGGCTAGGGAAAGATGCCATTGAGCTGCTAAAGCACACTGGCCTTAAAAATGAATCAGTCTGGAAGCAACTCATCGCAGACTATCAAGGAAATCCATATGCCCTATTGGAGGTGGCTGAAAAAATCAATGATTTTTTTGGAGGAGATGCCTCTGAGTTCTTGGAACTCAATACCATTCGCGTTGATGATCCATTTACAGAAACACTCCTTGATCAAATCTGCCGATCTAGCTATCTAGAACAAGACGTGCTTGCAAACTTAGCTAAGATGAGTCCAAAATCCATTGACTTCAAAGAGCTGTGCGGCATCTTTAGCAACCACTCAAGATCAGATCTGATGACCGCAGTCACCAGATTGGAGAGCAGATCGTTGATCAATAAATCATCGGATCAGCCTTTTCAACTGTCTATCAGCAAAATCGTAAAAAAACTCGTTATGCTAAACGCAAAATCGACAGTCAGCCAAAGTGACTCGATACCTTTGACCGCATAA